The following coding sequences lie in one Rutidosis leptorrhynchoides isolate AG116_Rl617_1_P2 chromosome 4, CSIRO_AGI_Rlap_v1, whole genome shotgun sequence genomic window:
- the LOC139842260 gene encoding probable pectinesterase 67 — MFPLQSNVLKMISVVHVFTFITPTLFLNGVNGRSIITLKPQQGVDASVLNSKVAPRKTITVDVNGSEKFKSIQDAIDSIPSGNQEWVVIQVKKGIYREKVTIPREKGHIMLLGSGRTKTAIVWSQSSENNYESSTFKVEASHFIAFGISFKNDAPTGIANTSHNQSVAAYVGGDKVAFYSCGFYSSHNTLLDNKGRHYYDRCYFQGAIDVIFGRARSIFHECEIFVIADKRVEIGGSVTAHIRTSINENTGFVFTNGRVYGIGHSYLGRPNGDHSRVVFANTYMSKAVRTEGWSDWNHHGSFENLYHAEYNCYGPGSSTNGRARWLKKLSDQEAAPFLSTDFIDGKKWLIAGQSST; from the exons ATGTTTCCATTGCAATCAAATGTTTTAAAGATGATTAGTGTCGTACACGTGTTCACATTTATCACGCCAACATTATTTTTGAATGGTGTCAATGGTAGAAGTATCATCACCTTAAAGCCACAACAAGGTGTAGATGCATCGGTTCTTAATTCAAAAGTTGCACCAAGAAAAACTATCACTGTGGATGTCAATGGGTCAGAAAAATTTAAGTCAATACAAGATGCCATTGATTCAATTCCTAGCGGGAATCAAGAATGGGTCGTCATACAGGTGAAAAAGGGAATTTACAG GGAAAAGGTTACAATTCCAAGAGAAAAGGGTCACATTATGTTGCTAGGAAGTGGGAGGACTAAAACAGCAATTGTTTGGTCACAAAGCTCTGAAAATAACTATGAATCTTCCACTTTCAAAGTTGAAGCATCCCATTTTATTGCCTTTGGTATAAGCTTCAAG AATGATGCGCCTACAGGGATCGCTAATACCTCACATAATCAGTCTGTAGCAGCATATGTTGGTGGTGACAAAGTTGCATTCTATAGTTGTGGATTTTATAGTTCTCATAACACTCTTCTTGATAATAAAGGTAGACATTACTACGATCGATGTTACTTTCAAGGTGCTATCGATGTCATTTTTGGTCGTGCTCGTTCCATCTTTCAT GAATGTGAGATATTTGTGATTGCGGATAAACGAGTAGAGATTGGAGGGTCGGTTACAGCTCATATACGAACGAGTATAAATGAAAATACAGGATTTGTTTTCACTAATGGAAGAGTTTATGGTATCGGGCATTCTTATTTAGGACGACCAAATGGTGACCATTCGAGAGTAGTTTTCGCAAACACGTATATGTCTAAAGCTGTAAGGACTGAAGGATGGAGTGACTGGAACCATCATGGAAGTTTTGA GAACCTATACCACGCTGAGTATAATTGCTATGGGCCGGGGTCCAGTACGAATGGGCGGGCTCGATGGTTGAAGAAACTTAGCGATCAAGAAGCTGCACCATTTTTGTCGACAGATTTTATCGATGGCAAGAAATGGTTAATAGCAGGGCAATCTTCAACATGA